The Streptomyces sp. DG1A-41 genomic sequence GCGTGGTCCCCGTCCACTACGACAGCTGGGCCCACTTCACCGAGGGCCGCGAGGAGTTGGCAGCCGCCTTCGCCGCCGCCGGACTGGCCGACCGTCTGGACTGGGGCGGACGCGACTGACCTGCCTCATTTCCGCCAGAACAAGTGATGCGTCACCCCGCTCGGGCTCGGCACGACATCGCAGTGGAACCGGTCGAACAACTCCTCGGGGGACTCCCAGAGCCGCGAACCGGATCCGAGTCTCACCGGCGAGACCGCCACGTGCAGCGTGTCGACCAGGTCGGCGTCGAGGAACTCCCGGATGGTCATGGCCCCGCCGCCGAGCCGGACGTCCTTGCCCTGTGCCGCCTCCCGGGCCTGTTCGAGGACCGCGGCCGGGTCGCCGCCGACGAAGTGGAACGTCGTGTCGGAGAGAGTGAACGAAGGGCGCTCGTGGTGGGTCATGACGAACACCGGCGTGTGGAACGGGGGCTCGTCACCCCACCAGCCCTTCCACTCGTAGTCCTGCCAGGGGCCGCGCTGGGGACCGAACTTGTTGCGGCCCATGATCTCGGCGCCGATGTTGTTCGCGAAGTCGCGTGTGAGGTAGTCGTCGAGACCGCGGCTCCCGCCGGGGTCGGTGCGGTTGGGCCAGCTCGCCGTGGCACCGGCCCAGGCGAACATCTGCCCCGGATCGGCGTGGCCGAACGGGCGCTCCAGGCTCTGGTGCTCGCCGGCGCCGAATCCGTCACTCGAGACGTTGAAGTTCTGCACTCGCAGTAGCTGGTGGGGCACGGCACTCCTCCTGTGGTGGTCGGTCGACGTGGGATGGACCGCCCGGGCCACCGAAACTCATCGGCGCCCCGGGCGGTTCCCCCGGTTTCCCGGCCCGCCCGCACCCCGGGATTCCAGCCCACCTCCCCCGTCGGCCCCCGGGCTCACCCGCCCGTCGGCATCCCCGGATCCCGGCTCACCCGCCCGTCGGTCCCCCGCTCACCCGGCCTGCGCGGCCACGTGCTCGATCACCTGCTGGAACCCCTCGCTCGGCGAGAACTCCACGAACTCGCTGTCCTCCAGGGCGACCGGGACGCGGCCCGGGCCCCAGTAGCAGGCCTGTCCCGCCTCGTACTCCTCCTCGCCGGAGGCCGTGCGCATCCTGATGCGGCCCTTCAGCGGATAGCCCCAGTGAGGGCACTGGCACGCGTCGTCGGCCAGGCCCTTGAGGGGCGGGCCGTGTCCGGGCCCTGGGGCAGGCTGGGGTAGCCCACCGACAGGCCGCCGCCGATCGGCATGAGGCACAGTTCCACGCCGTTGCCCTCGAGCGCGACGGGTACGTCGATCCGAGTCGCCGCCGTCATCATTCCTCCCGCTCCGGCCCGGCCCGGGCCTCGCGACAACGGACCCCTTCCTTCCAGCCTGGACCGCCAGGCCGCGCCCCGCGACATCACGATCCGGTCAAGAGGTGCCCTCGGGGTCTTGATTTACCGGCGTGTAATCGATTCCATCCACCCGTCGATGTAATCGATTCCACGAGCGCTTACGCAAGTGCTCCCACGACTGATCCACAAGGAGGTGGAGCGGCGGTGGCCAGCATCAAGGACGTCGCTGCCGAGGCGGGCGTCTCCGTCGCCACGGTCTCGCGCGTCCTGAACGACCACCCGTCGGTCAGCGCCGACGCACGCACGCGCGTGCTGGCCGCCGTCGAGTCCCTGGGCTACCGCCCGAACGCCGTCGCCCGCTCCCTGCGCACCGACCAGACCCACACCCTCGGCCTGGTCATCAGCGACGTGATGAACCCGTACTTCACCGAACTGGCCCGCTCCGTCGAGGAGGAGGCCCGCGCGCTCGGCTACAGCGTCATCATCGGCAACGCCGACGAGCGGCCCGACCTCCAGGACCACCACGTACGCAACCTGCTGGACCGGCGGATCGACGGACTGCTCGTCTCCCCGACGGACGGCGGCTCGCCGCTGATGCTGGACGCCGCGCGGGCGGGGACGCCCATGGTGTTCGTGGACCGGTGGATCCCGGGCGTGGACGTGCCGGTGGTCCGGGCGGACGGGCGGGCGGCCGTACGGGATCTCGTGGCGCATCTGCACGGGCTCGGGCACCGGCGGCTCGCGATCATCGCGGGCCCGGCGGCGACCACGACCGGCCGGGAGCGCGTGGAGGTCTTCAGGGAGGCCCTGGGCGCCCACGGCCTCGCCCTGCCCGACGCCTACATAGGGCAGGGCGACTTCCAGGCCGAGAGCGGCCGGCGGGTCACCGAGGGCTTCCTCGACCTGGCCGAGCCGCCCGAGGTCGTGTTCGCGGCCGACAACCTGATG encodes the following:
- a CDS encoding dihydrofolate reductase family protein, which gives rise to MPHQLLRVQNFNVSSDGFGAGEHQSLERPFGHADPGQMFAWAGATASWPNRTDPGGSRGLDDYLTRDFANNIGAEIMGRNKFGPQRGPWQDYEWKGWWGDEPPFHTPVFVMTHHERPSFTLSDTTFHFVGGDPAAVLEQAREAAQGKDVRLGGGAMTIREFLDADLVDTLHVAVSPVRLGSGSRLWESPEELFDRFHCDVVPSPSGVTHHLFWRK
- a CDS encoding LacI family DNA-binding transcriptional regulator, whose amino-acid sequence is MASIKDVAAEAGVSVATVSRVLNDHPSVSADARTRVLAAVESLGYRPNAVARSLRTDQTHTLGLVISDVMNPYFTELARSVEEEARALGYSVIIGNADERPDLQDHHVRNLLDRRIDGLLVSPTDGGSPLMLDAARAGTPMVFVDRWIPGVDVPVVRADGRAAVRDLVAHLHGLGHRRLAIIAGPAATTTGRERVEVFREALGAHGLALPDAYIGQGDFQAESGRRVTEGFLDLAEPPEVVFAADNLMALGALDAVRARGLRVPDDMALAAFDDIPWFVHTDPPVTAIAQPTGELGRAAVRALVDRIEGRPGESVTLPARLVVRRSCGEPAPHSPPLCGPPYKGVRREQRGRVAAHRGHTEDLPGCGRAGRRGLRPAPGRGARAAR